The Terriglobales bacterium genome includes a window with the following:
- a CDS encoding zinc ribbon domain-containing protein, protein MRIDFPALDERKPQISDELRLVPMWSVALAVALFAAVQAAVHLYLVQHQHNLPPRPFLIFWSVAWGTVIGVYTIMVGYVTRDARRRGMSLALWTPLVIFMPGAIGLVLYFLLRQPLLSSCPQCSANIVPGMNFCPQCRFQLAPTCPQCQRAVRITDSFCGNCGESLAVSAAVQGQLRR, encoded by the coding sequence ATGAGAATAGATTTTCCAGCATTGGACGAACGCAAGCCGCAGATCAGTGATGAATTGCGTCTCGTTCCAATGTGGTCGGTTGCGCTCGCAGTTGCATTGTTCGCGGCGGTGCAGGCCGCGGTGCATCTCTATCTGGTGCAACATCAGCACAATCTGCCGCCGCGTCCGTTCCTGATTTTCTGGAGCGTAGCTTGGGGAACTGTGATTGGCGTGTACACAATCATGGTCGGCTACGTCACCCGCGACGCCAGGCGACGGGGCATGAGCCTGGCACTCTGGACGCCACTCGTCATCTTCATGCCCGGCGCGATCGGACTAGTTCTGTATTTTCTTCTGCGCCAGCCGCTGCTTTCATCGTGCCCACAATGCTCGGCAAACATTGTGCCAGGTATGAACTTCTGCCCGCAGTGCCGCTTCCAACTCGCTCCCACATGTCCGCAATGCCAGCGCGCAGTGCGTATCACCGATAGCTTCTGCGGGAATTGCGGCGAGAGCCTGGCCGTGTCGGCCGCCGTTCAAGGACAGCTCCGGAGGTAG